From the Priestia koreensis genome, one window contains:
- a CDS encoding ester cyclase — MSVEENKELVRRFYEAIQQENYKALNEFCHKDFVFYPQIDMPFSGVEGLVESEKKNFDAFPGFKMPIKAMVAEGDQVAAYFVFEGPHTGIPFAGISATGKHVKFSLMMLLGIQDGKIIEKRSHVDVNDILKQLSA; from the coding sequence ATGTCTGTTGAAGAAAATAAAGAACTAGTGCGTCGTTTTTATGAAGCCATTCAACAAGAGAATTATAAGGCACTTAATGAGTTTTGTCATAAAGACTTTGTATTTTATCCGCAGATTGATATGCCATTTTCGGGCGTGGAAGGCCTTGTAGAATCTGAAAAGAAAAACTTCGATGCTTTTCCAGGCTTTAAAATGCCCATTAAAGCGATGGTTGCTGAAGGAGATCAAGTAGCCGCCTATTTCGTATTCGAAGGACCACATACAGGTATACCGTTTGCGGGTATTTCGGCAACAGGAAAACATGTGAAATTTTCTCTGATGATGCTTTTAGGAATTCAGGATGGTAAAATTATTGAAAAAAGATCTCATGTAGATGTAAACGATATTCTCAAACAACTTAGTGCTTAA
- a CDS encoding divergent polysaccharide deacetylase family protein: MKKGLITLFLSVILASGTTCVYGATTANEPAKTLTLVIDDFGNNMRGTDEMLKLPATLTVAIMPFLATTAQDANKAHEYGHEVIIHLPMEPLKGKKSWLGPGAITTDLSNEEIQRRVEKAIETVPHAVGMNQHMGSKATADERVMRIVLEACKRHGLFYLDSRTTGKSVIPKLAKEIGVPYLENELFLDDIFTAEHIVRKANTIAHRLDHDQQVIAIGHVGITGPTVASVLKRYIPVFKEHKAEMVPLSSLIPEYNMLKRPLP; this comes from the coding sequence ATGAAGAAAGGGTTGATTACGCTTTTTCTATCAGTGATATTAGCGAGCGGTACGACGTGTGTTTACGGCGCAACAACAGCTAACGAACCAGCAAAAACCTTAACGCTCGTCATTGATGACTTTGGCAACAACATGCGCGGGACCGATGAGATGCTAAAATTGCCTGCCACCCTTACCGTTGCTATTATGCCCTTTTTAGCAACAACGGCACAAGATGCCAATAAAGCACACGAGTATGGACATGAAGTAATCATTCATCTCCCAATGGAACCTCTGAAGGGGAAAAAGAGTTGGCTTGGCCCTGGGGCTATTACGACTGATTTAAGCAACGAGGAAATCCAGCGCCGCGTTGAAAAAGCAATTGAGACGGTCCCGCATGCAGTAGGAATGAATCAGCACATGGGATCAAAAGCGACAGCAGATGAACGGGTAATGCGTATTGTATTAGAAGCATGTAAACGCCATGGCTTGTTTTACCTTGATAGTCGAACAACGGGAAAAAGCGTCATCCCTAAGCTAGCAAAGGAGATCGGCGTTCCTTACTTAGAAAACGAATTGTTTTTAGATGATATTTTCACAGCTGAGCACATCGTTCGAAAAGCCAATACAATTGCTCACCGTTTGGATCATGATCAGCAAGTAATTGCGATTGGTCATGTAGGAATTACGGGACCCACGGTAGCGAGTGTCTTAAAAAGATACATTCCTGTGTTTAAGGAGCATAAAGCAGAAATGGTGCCATTATCAAGTTTGATACCAGAATACAACATGCTTAAAAGACCTCTTCCTTAA
- a CDS encoding Lrp/AsnC family transcriptional regulator: MLDHTDMNILRELSINSRITMKELGEKVHLTGQAASSRVEKLKDAGVIEGYSIIINQAKLGCFMHAFIHIYLNDIHHRPFLSFVEKQNQFVLNNYKTGGDGCYLLECRFPSNEYLNEFLENLNEFANYKISTIIKKL, from the coding sequence ATGTTGGATCATACAGACATGAACATTTTACGTGAGCTGTCTATAAATAGCCGAATAACAATGAAGGAACTCGGTGAAAAAGTTCATTTAACGGGTCAAGCAGCTTCTTCAAGAGTGGAGAAATTAAAAGATGCGGGTGTAATTGAGGGCTATTCAATTATAATAAATCAAGCGAAGTTAGGATGTTTTATGCATGCTTTTATCCATATTTACTTGAATGATATCCATCATCGCCCTTTTCTTTCGTTTGTAGAAAAGCAAAATCAATTCGTCTTAAATAACTATAAAACTGGTGGAGATGGATGCTATCTCCTTGAATGTCGATTTCCATCTAATGAGTATTTAAATGAATTTCTAGAGAATTTAAATGAATTTGCGAACTACAAAATATCCACTATCATTAAAAAGCTATAA
- a CDS encoding YxcD family protein has protein sequence METIKISEQEIVDAICLHAAHKREVSPHDVEVELMYDDDYGFSAEMYINDRKIVLITANMIEALRFWLDTEQGVDPFSAGLDLQLDDEEGIVAYAKVNR, from the coding sequence ATGGAGACGATAAAAATATCAGAGCAAGAAATTGTGGATGCTATTTGTCTTCACGCTGCACATAAGCGTGAGGTTTCTCCACATGATGTTGAAGTGGAACTGATGTATGATGATGACTATGGATTTTCCGCTGAAATGTACATCAACGATCGTAAAATTGTCTTAATCACGGCGAATATGATTGAAGCGCTACGTTTTTGGCTTGATACAGAGCAGGGCGTAGATCCATTTTCAGCAGGATTAGACTTGCAATTAGACGATGAAGAAGGAATTGTAGCTTACGCAAAAGTAAACCGCTAA
- a CDS encoding MBL fold metallo-hydrolase, with product MKVNQIRNATIIVEYANKKFLIDPMFAEKGTYPPFPNSARQDQKNPLVSLPTSVENIIEGIDAVIVTHLHLDHFDEAAQRILPKDIKMFVQNEEDATEVKNAGFQNVEVLREDTIFEGIQLIKTKGEHGRGEILKLAGLVCGVVFKHQSEKTLYVAGDTVWYDEIQKVINRHKPEIIVVNGGDNQFFEGGSLVMDKEDIYEVYKASPTSQIVVVHMEAVNHWNLSREELKSFINEKGIASTVSVPDDGESYTF from the coding sequence ATGAAAGTTAACCAAATTCGTAATGCAACAATCATTGTTGAGTATGCAAATAAAAAGTTTTTAATAGATCCAATGTTTGCTGAGAAAGGTACGTACCCACCTTTCCCAAATTCTGCAAGACAAGATCAAAAGAACCCTTTAGTTAGTTTACCTACATCTGTTGAAAACATTATCGAAGGTATCGATGCAGTCATTGTAACTCACTTACACTTGGACCACTTTGATGAGGCAGCACAAAGAATATTACCAAAAGACATTAAAATGTTTGTTCAAAATGAAGAAGATGCGACAGAAGTAAAAAATGCGGGTTTTCAGAATGTAGAGGTATTACGAGAAGATACAATCTTTGAAGGGATCCAATTAATTAAGACAAAAGGAGAACATGGTAGAGGGGAAATCCTAAAACTTGCTGGTTTAGTATGCGGTGTGGTCTTCAAACACCAAAGCGAAAAAACGTTATATGTAGCCGGAGATACAGTGTGGTATGATGAGATTCAAAAAGTTATAAATAGACATAAACCAGAAATCATTGTGGTAAACGGTGGAGATAATCAATTCTTTGAAGGTGGTTCTCTTGTCATGGATAAAGAAGATATCTATGAGGTATACAAAGCTTCTCCTACTTCCCAGATCGTTGTCGTTCATATGGAAGCAGTGAATCATTGGAATTTATCAAGAGAAGAGTTAAAAAGCTTTATTAACGAAAAAGGAATTGCTTCTACTGTTTCAGTACCAGATGATGGTGAATCATACACTTTTTGA
- a CDS encoding DUF2164 domain-containing protein produces MTKKFDLSPQQEAEMIASIKAYFLEERDEELGDLAARLVLDFISNKLAPHFYNKGVADAHQYLSERLEDVFEIQRY; encoded by the coding sequence ATGACAAAGAAATTTGATTTGTCTCCGCAACAAGAAGCAGAGATGATTGCTAGTATTAAGGCGTATTTTCTAGAGGAACGCGATGAAGAACTAGGTGATTTAGCAGCACGACTCGTCCTTGATTTTATTAGCAACAAGTTAGCTCCTCACTTTTATAATAAGGGAGTAGCGGATGCGCATCAGTATTTAAGTGAGCGATTAGAGGATGTTTTTGAAATTCAGCGTTATTAA
- a CDS encoding DUF1206 domain-containing protein — MKPRTKQQAKKTKEDVKPWVAKFGRFGIMTRGAVYILVGIVTLMAALGIGGSTKGAQGAFSSVASVPFGEVLLWVIGVGLICYIIWRILEFFTDPENQGEDVKGWLSRTGYIISGLIHIGFASKAFMIANHAGKSGDAKEKWTAKVLSEPFGQWMIGLLGVIIIGVGIHELYVAYTEKFVKRFNIAKMNPKEIRIGKLTGKIGISARGIVICIIGYFLIITAITLDTDKAMGIDEAIGKLASEPYGQWMLVAVAIGLFLYGIFEVIKGKNQHMGLKDF; from the coding sequence ATGAAGCCTAGAACAAAGCAGCAAGCGAAAAAAACAAAAGAAGACGTCAAACCATGGGTAGCAAAGTTTGGTCGTTTTGGCATTATGACAAGAGGGGCTGTATACATATTAGTTGGGATTGTTACCTTAATGGCTGCTCTTGGAATAGGAGGCAGTACGAAAGGAGCGCAAGGAGCATTCTCCTCTGTGGCGAGTGTGCCGTTCGGTGAGGTGCTTCTATGGGTCATTGGTGTCGGGCTTATCTGTTATATTATATGGCGCATTCTAGAGTTTTTTACTGACCCCGAAAATCAAGGTGAAGATGTAAAAGGGTGGCTGAGCCGTACCGGATATATTATTAGTGGACTTATTCATATTGGTTTTGCCAGCAAAGCATTTATGATCGCTAATCACGCCGGAAAGTCGGGAGACGCCAAAGAAAAATGGACAGCTAAAGTATTGTCAGAGCCGTTTGGTCAATGGATGATTGGTCTACTTGGTGTCATTATTATCGGTGTAGGTATTCACGAGCTGTACGTAGCATATACAGAAAAATTTGTGAAGCGCTTTAATATTGCGAAGATGAATCCAAAGGAGATTCGCATTGGAAAGCTAACAGGAAAAATAGGCATAAGCGCAAGAGGAATTGTTATTTGTATTATCGGCTACTTTTTAATCATCACGGCCATTACACTAGACACGGACAAAGCAATGGGGATCGACGAAGCCATTGGAAAACTTGCAAGTGAACCATACGGTCAGTGGATGCTCGTAGCTGTAGCGATTGGGTTGTTCCTATACGGAATTTTTGAAGTGATTAAAGGAAAGAACCAGCACATGGGGTTGAAGGATTTTTAA